Proteins encoded within one genomic window of Bacillus thuringiensis:
- the nuoA gene encoding NADH-quinone oxidoreductase subunit NuoA codes for MASVYENSYMIVLIFLLLGILLPVVALTLGRMLRPNKPSAAKATTYESGIEPFHDANIRFHARYYIFALLFVIFDVETLFLYPWAVAYDKLGLFALIEMLIFVVMLLVGLAYAWKKKVLQWL; via the coding sequence ATGGCAAGTGTATATGAAAATAGTTATATGATCGTTTTGATTTTCTTGCTATTAGGCATATTGCTTCCGGTAGTGGCTCTTACATTAGGAAGGATGCTGCGTCCAAACAAACCAAGTGCAGCGAAAGCGACGACGTATGAGAGTGGGATAGAGCCTTTTCATGATGCAAATATTCGGTTTCATGCTCGTTATTATATTTTTGCTTTATTGTTTGTCATCTTTGATGTAGAAACTTTATTTTTATATCCATGGGCTGTTGCATATGACAAGCTCGGTTTATTTGCACTGATTGAAATGCTCATCTTTGTTGTAATGTTGCTAGTTGGATTAGCGTATGCTTGGAAAAAGAAGGTGTTACAATGGTTATAA
- a CDS encoding putative bifunctional diguanylate cyclase/phosphodiesterase, whose protein sequence is MKKQTHVSILISITLLSILIHYVAMPFLYEYSFPFQILIGMSTLFIDIIACSYILYFSNMKEGLPRLFWTILSVGTLSYFIGDIVVAYQRLILKDYYTFVDPSDFFYLLFLISFAFAFLYEIIHNRDLLEKLFMICDICIIVTAQFTLSYYLLIERTIHISSTSYIDIFVQLTYPMTDLLFFLIGINLLFKPLSLLPKKVGALLGSALILYATTDAIYAYIKYFIPEYSMFTITPLYQVTLVLVAIACILHTKEPERQEQVLLTPKLGESIRLSLPYISVVMLIVFILVEYVFAPIVVIGLMITFSFVLIRHSLVRKQNKILLLAQMQFNSELEKQIELRTEDLVEQKNELYHNQQMFKSLYEHHPDPIFTLDLYGNFLKVNNAGTTLLGYQTNELLNQPYYSLTYEEDLEEIINAFHRVKKGKSISLEIRAYHKNRDIYYLHVTAVPIFLKNHISGVYLMIKDITESKQQQEQINFLAYHDTLTELANRRAFHQYVEQAIARSEISKMPFAVMFLDLDRFKVINDTLGHRVGDLLLIAVAKRLESIATPNMKLARLAGDEFTILIENYKKRPDVKKIADTIVAAMNEPFEIENQHLQISPSIGIAIYPEAGEDPLSILQHADMAMYEAKNKGKNGSSLYTKELYKKTERKARIEKDLPLALVNEEFYLVYQPQIDITTNKIIGAEALLRWKHPLLGDIPPCEFIPIVEETPQVIPLGHWVLNESCRQLKIWHTFGYKDLKISVNLSAKEFQQNNLIKNILQIITDVKVDPKDVTLELTERIAMIDEKETLSKLKQLKEYGIQTSIDDFGTGYSSLAYLSIFPIDTLKVPREFTQLADHRPEERAIVSTILSLANTLNLSVVAEGIETEKQLKFLQKNNCKYMQGYYFSKPLTGHQFIQFLQKTPSMNQ, encoded by the coding sequence ATGAAAAAACAAACACATGTAAGTATTCTTATAAGCATTACATTGTTATCTATATTGATTCATTACGTGGCAATGCCTTTTCTATATGAATACTCATTTCCTTTTCAAATATTAATTGGCATGAGTACATTGTTCATTGATATTATCGCTTGTAGTTATATACTTTATTTTTCAAACATGAAAGAAGGGTTACCTCGTTTATTTTGGACCATTTTATCTGTTGGAACCCTCTCTTATTTCATTGGTGATATCGTCGTTGCCTATCAACGTTTAATTTTAAAGGACTACTATACATTCGTTGATCCGTCTGATTTTTTTTACCTACTTTTTTTAATTAGCTTTGCATTTGCCTTTCTATATGAAATTATTCATAACCGAGATTTATTAGAAAAGCTTTTTATGATATGTGATATTTGTATTATTGTTACAGCACAATTTACTTTAAGTTACTACTTACTTATTGAACGAACCATTCACATCTCTTCAACATCCTATATCGACATATTTGTTCAACTTACCTATCCAATGACTGATTTACTCTTTTTTCTCATAGGAATTAACCTTTTATTCAAACCACTTTCCTTATTACCGAAAAAAGTTGGTGCGCTCCTTGGCAGTGCTTTAATTTTATATGCGACTACAGATGCGATTTATGCTTATATCAAATACTTCATACCTGAGTATTCTATGTTTACAATTACTCCTCTCTATCAAGTAACTTTAGTACTAGTAGCAATCGCCTGTATTCTTCATACAAAAGAACCTGAAAGACAAGAACAAGTGCTATTAACACCTAAACTTGGGGAATCGATCAGATTATCATTACCTTATATTTCTGTCGTAATGCTTATTGTTTTCATATTAGTTGAATACGTTTTTGCACCTATTGTAGTAATCGGGCTTATGATAACTTTCTCCTTCGTTCTCATACGCCATAGTTTAGTTCGAAAACAAAATAAAATATTATTACTAGCCCAAATGCAATTCAACTCAGAACTCGAAAAGCAAATTGAACTGCGTACAGAAGATTTAGTAGAACAAAAAAATGAACTATATCATAACCAACAAATGTTTAAATCTTTATACGAGCATCATCCAGATCCAATCTTCACATTAGATTTATACGGTAATTTTCTGAAAGTGAATAACGCTGGTACGACTTTACTTGGTTATCAAACGAATGAATTATTAAACCAACCTTACTATTCACTTACGTATGAAGAAGATTTGGAAGAAATCATTAATGCCTTTCATCGCGTAAAAAAGGGGAAATCTATTTCTTTAGAAATACGGGCATATCATAAAAATAGAGATATTTACTACTTGCATGTGACAGCTGTTCCTATCTTTTTAAAGAATCATATTTCTGGAGTTTATTTAATGATTAAAGATATTACAGAAAGCAAACAACAACAAGAACAAATTAATTTTCTAGCATATCATGATACGCTAACAGAGCTTGCAAATCGACGTGCATTTCATCAATATGTAGAACAAGCAATTGCTCGATCCGAGATATCAAAAATGCCTTTTGCTGTTATGTTTCTTGACCTAGACCGCTTTAAGGTTATTAATGATACCCTCGGTCATAGGGTAGGAGATCTGCTATTAATTGCAGTAGCAAAAAGACTCGAAAGTATAGCGACACCAAATATGAAGCTTGCCCGATTAGCTGGAGATGAGTTCACAATACTTATCGAAAATTATAAAAAGAGGCCAGATGTGAAAAAAATAGCTGATACGATTGTAGCAGCCATGAATGAACCATTTGAAATTGAAAATCAACATTTACAAATCTCACCGAGCATCGGGATTGCAATATATCCTGAAGCAGGCGAAGATCCGTTATCAATTTTACAACATGCTGATATGGCCATGTACGAAGCAAAAAATAAAGGAAAAAATGGTAGCTCTCTGTACACGAAAGAATTGTATAAAAAAACGGAACGAAAAGCTCGAATTGAAAAAGATTTACCACTCGCTTTAGTAAACGAAGAATTTTATCTCGTCTATCAACCACAAATTGATATTACGACGAACAAGATTATTGGTGCTGAAGCATTGCTACGCTGGAAACACCCACTCCTAGGTGACATTCCGCCATGTGAGTTCATTCCAATTGTAGAGGAGACTCCCCAAGTCATTCCACTTGGCCATTGGGTATTAAATGAATCTTGTCGTCAACTAAAAATATGGCATACTTTTGGCTATAAAGATTTAAAAATAAGTGTTAACTTATCGGCTAAAGAGTTCCAGCAAAATAATTTAATTAAGAATATTTTACAAATAATAACAGACGTTAAAGTCGATCCAAAAGATGTAACACTTGAGTTAACAGAACGAATTGCCATGATCGATGAAAAAGAAACGTTATCTAAGCTAAAGCAATTAAAGGAATATGGTATTCAAACGTCCATTGATGACTTTGGAACCGGCTATTCTTCTCTCGCTTATTTGTCCATTTTCCCTATCGATACATTAAAAGTACCGAGAGAGTTTACACAACTAGCCGATCATCGGCCTGAGGAAAGAGCCATCGTTTCCACTATCCTTTCCCTTGCAAATACTTTAAATCTTTCTGTCGTTGCTGAAGGAATTGAAACAGAAAAACAACTTAAATTTCTTCAAAAGAACAACTGTAAATATATGCAAGGTTACTATTTCAGCAAACCACTTACGGGTCATCAATTTATACAATTTCTACAAAAAACACCCAGTATGAACCAATAG
- a CDS encoding DUF975 family protein, with product MISDLKGEALDSLEGKWGLAVGATLLISILISVFSLSVDFIFSQFWDWKEVNNSLSVDVITILMIGPLTLGGYYLALHIIREKEARIGHIFRWFTEGSKFIKSFLLYIVVNIYIFLWFLLFIIPGIIKSFSYAMTYFIINDHPEYSINQAITESRRMMDGHKMEYFILCLSFIGWFILSCITLGIGFLWLIPYFYTTSAAFYEEIAEEYYEKKIPTL from the coding sequence ATGATTAGTGATTTAAAAGGAGAAGCGCTAGATTCATTAGAAGGAAAATGGGGCTTAGCTGTCGGGGCAACATTACTGATTTCGATTCTTATTTCAGTTTTTAGTCTTAGTGTTGATTTCATTTTCTCTCAATTTTGGGATTGGAAAGAAGTAAATAACTCACTTTCAGTAGATGTTATTACAATATTGATGATAGGTCCATTAACGTTAGGTGGTTATTATTTAGCGTTACATATTATTCGTGAAAAAGAAGCGCGTATTGGGCATATATTCAGATGGTTTACAGAAGGAAGTAAGTTTATAAAGTCATTTTTATTATATATAGTAGTAAACATTTATATTTTCTTATGGTTTTTACTATTTATTATTCCAGGCATTATTAAATCATTTTCTTATGCAATGACGTATTTTATTATAAATGATCATCCTGAGTATTCTATAAACCAGGCTATTACAGAAAGCCGTCGTATGATGGATGGACATAAGATGGAGTATTTCATTTTATGTTTAAGCTTTATTGGTTGGTTTATATTGAGTTGTATTACATTAGGGATTGGATTCCTATGGCTAATTCCATATTTTTATACGACGTCAGCAGCTTTTTATGAAGAGATTGCAGAGGAATATTACGAGAAAAAAATTCCGACACTATAA
- a CDS encoding DUF975 family protein — MIGEMKREALHSLKGKWGLGVGSTILYFILSYVVSMAAMLILLIPGIIIFFLFAGLTGPLEQETISIGAGITFGVFYCIMIILSNASYGITSYGYINVFLQISKREGAKVDHLFEGFRGFKRMMKTMWAMLAILLYTGTWIPMLLVALFAFFGEEGNPSFTIAFFVLIAISIVVMIVMYFSYAMTYYVMVENPEYSVSQAMKESKHLMKGHKLDLFLLWLSFIGWGILAILTLGIGFLWLSPYMSTTTAHFYRYLSKDEL, encoded by the coding sequence ATGATCGGTGAAATGAAACGAGAAGCGTTGCACTCTTTAAAGGGAAAATGGGGACTAGGTGTTGGATCAACGATTTTATATTTTATTTTAAGTTATGTTGTTTCAATGGCTGCAATGCTTATACTTCTAATTCCAGGAATTATTATATTTTTCTTATTTGCTGGTTTAACAGGTCCACTTGAACAGGAAACCATATCAATTGGCGCAGGTATTACATTTGGTGTTTTTTATTGCATTATGATAATTTTAAGTAACGCATCATATGGTATTACCTCATACGGTTATATAAATGTATTTTTACAAATTAGTAAGCGAGAAGGTGCTAAAGTAGATCACTTATTCGAAGGATTTCGTGGCTTTAAAAGAATGATGAAAACGATGTGGGCTATGCTTGCGATTCTATTATATACAGGTACATGGATTCCGATGTTGCTAGTAGCCTTATTCGCATTTTTTGGTGAAGAAGGAAATCCATCGTTTACTATTGCTTTCTTTGTACTAATAGCTATTTCGATCGTTGTTATGATTGTGATGTATTTTTCTTATGCGATGACGTACTATGTAATGGTTGAAAATCCAGAGTATAGTGTGTCACAAGCAATGAAAGAAAGTAAGCATCTTATGAAGGGACATAAATTAGATTTGTTTCTTTTATGGCTTAGTTTTATAGGATGGGGTATTTTAGCGATTTTAACACTTGGAATAGGTTTTCTTTGGCTTAGCCCATATATGAGTACAACGACAGCGCATTTTTATCGCTATCTTTCAAAAGATGAATTGTAG
- the atpC gene encoding F0F1 ATP synthase subunit epsilon gives MKTFPVSIVTPDGPVYEKEVEMVSVKAESGEMGILPGHIPTVAPLKISAVRLKNGGHTDYVAVSGGFIEVRPDKVTVLSSSAEEANHIDIHRANEAKRRAEQRMQDKQAHVDFKRAEMALQRAVNRLNVSDMK, from the coding sequence ATGAAGACATTTCCAGTCAGTATTGTAACTCCTGATGGACCGGTTTACGAAAAAGAAGTAGAAATGGTAAGTGTAAAAGCAGAGAGTGGGGAAATGGGGATCTTACCGGGTCACATTCCAACTGTTGCACCATTAAAAATTAGTGCAGTTCGTCTGAAAAATGGTGGACACACTGATTATGTAGCAGTAAGCGGTGGCTTTATCGAAGTTCGTCCAGATAAAGTAACTGTATTATCATCATCTGCTGAAGAAGCAAACCATATCGATATCCATCGTGCAAATGAAGCGAAGCGTCGCGCTGAGCAACGTATGCAAGATAAGCAAGCACATGTTGACTTTAAACGTGCAGAAATGGCATTACAACGTGCCGTGAACCGTTTAAACGTTTCTGATATGAAATAA
- the atpD gene encoding F0F1 ATP synthase subunit beta yields MNKGRVTQIMGPVVDVKFDGGKLPEIYNALTVKQSNENGANINLTFEVALHLGDDTVRTVAMSSTDGLVRGTEVEDTGKAISVPVGDATLGRVFNVLGDAIDLDGELPADVHRDPIHRQAPAFEELSTKVEILETGIKVVDLLAPYIKGGKIGLFGGAGVGKTVLIQELINNIAQEHGGISVFAGVGERTREGNDLYHEMSDSGVIKKTAMVFGQMNEPPGARQRVALTGLTMAEHFRDEQGQDVLLFIDNIFRFTQAGSEVSALLGRMPSAVGYQPTLATEMGQLQERITSTNKGSITSIQAVYVPADDYTDPAPATTFAHLDATTNLERRLTQMGIYPAVDPLASTSRALSPEIVGEEHYEVARQVQQTLQRYKELQDIIAILGMDELSEEDKLVVHRARRIQFFLSQNFHVAEQFTGQKGSYVPVKNTVSGFKEILEGKYDDLPEDAFRLVGGIEEVIENAKKMMA; encoded by the coding sequence ATGAATAAAGGGCGCGTTACGCAAATCATGGGTCCGGTTGTAGACGTTAAGTTTGATGGCGGAAAGCTACCAGAAATCTACAACGCCCTTACGGTAAAACAAAGCAACGAAAACGGAGCAAACATTAACTTAACATTTGAAGTTGCACTTCATTTAGGTGATGACACAGTTCGTACAGTTGCAATGTCTTCCACAGATGGACTTGTTCGTGGCACAGAAGTAGAAGATACTGGTAAAGCAATCTCTGTACCAGTTGGTGATGCAACACTTGGTCGTGTATTTAACGTATTAGGTGATGCAATTGACTTAGATGGTGAACTTCCTGCGGATGTACACCGTGATCCAATTCACCGTCAAGCACCTGCATTCGAAGAATTATCTACGAAAGTAGAAATTCTTGAAACTGGTATTAAAGTAGTAGACTTACTTGCTCCTTACATTAAGGGTGGTAAGATCGGTCTATTCGGTGGTGCCGGCGTAGGTAAAACAGTACTAATTCAGGAATTAATCAACAACATCGCACAAGAGCACGGTGGTATCTCTGTATTCGCTGGTGTAGGTGAGCGTACTCGTGAGGGTAATGACTTATACCACGAAATGAGCGATTCTGGCGTAATCAAGAAAACTGCGATGGTATTCGGACAAATGAACGAGCCACCTGGAGCACGTCAACGTGTTGCATTAACAGGTTTAACAATGGCTGAGCATTTCCGTGATGAGCAAGGACAAGACGTACTATTGTTCATCGATAACATCTTCCGTTTCACGCAAGCGGGTTCTGAAGTATCTGCCCTTCTTGGTCGTATGCCATCTGCGGTAGGTTACCAACCAACACTTGCAACAGAAATGGGTCAATTACAAGAGCGTATTACATCTACAAATAAAGGGTCTATCACGTCTATCCAAGCGGTATATGTACCAGCCGATGACTATACTGACCCAGCACCAGCTACAACGTTCGCTCACTTAGATGCAACAACAAACTTAGAGCGTCGTTTAACACAAATGGGTATTTACCCAGCCGTAGATCCATTAGCATCTACATCTCGTGCACTTTCTCCAGAAATCGTGGGAGAAGAACATTATGAAGTAGCTCGTCAAGTACAGCAAACTTTACAACGTTATAAAGAGCTTCAAGATATCATCGCTATCTTAGGTATGGATGAGTTATCTGAAGAAGATAAGTTAGTTGTACATCGTGCTCGTCGTATTCAATTCTTCTTATCTCAAAACTTCCACGTAGCTGAGCAGTTTACAGGTCAAAAAGGTTCTTACGTACCTGTGAAAAATACAGTTAGTGGTTTCAAAGAAATTCTAGAAGGAAAATATGATGACCTTCCAGAAGATGCATTCCGTTTAGTTGGTGGCATTGAAGAAGTTATTGAAAACGCGAAGAAAATGATGGCGTAA
- the atpG gene encoding F0F1 ATP synthase subunit gamma, with protein MASLRDIKAKITSTKKTSQITKAMEMVSASKLNRAEQNAKSFVPYMEKIQEVVASIAQGSKGINHPMLNARPVKRTGYIVITSDRGLAGGYNSNVLRTVSNVVRERHNMDSNQYSIIVLGRLGRDYLKRRGFNIIDEVVGLSDHPSFTDIKDLASRAIAMFADGAYDELYIYYNHYVSKISQEVTENKILPLTDVASNKPTTAYEFEPSEEEILKVLLPQYAESLVYGALLDGKASEHAARMTAMKSATDNAMEVIDSLTLSFNRARQAAITQEITEIVGGAAALE; from the coding sequence GTGGCATCTTTACGCGATATAAAAGCGAAGATTACCTCGACAAAGAAAACGAGTCAAATTACGAAAGCGATGGAGATGGTATCTGCATCTAAGTTAAACCGTGCAGAGCAAAATGCTAAATCTTTCGTTCCGTATATGGAAAAGATTCAAGAAGTAGTAGCGAGCATTGCGCAAGGAAGTAAAGGAATTAATCATCCAATGCTAAATGCGCGTCCTGTAAAGCGTACAGGATACATCGTTATTACATCTGATCGCGGACTAGCAGGTGGTTATAACAGTAACGTATTACGTACGGTAAGTAACGTAGTTCGTGAACGTCATAATATGGATTCAAACCAATATTCAATTATTGTGCTTGGACGACTAGGACGTGATTATTTAAAACGTCGCGGCTTTAACATCATTGATGAAGTAGTTGGATTATCTGACCACCCATCATTTACTGATATTAAAGATCTTGCTTCTCGAGCAATTGCGATGTTCGCAGATGGTGCTTATGATGAGCTGTACATTTACTACAACCATTACGTAAGTAAAATTTCACAAGAAGTAACGGAAAATAAAATTTTACCGCTTACTGATGTGGCGTCTAACAAACCGACGACAGCTTATGAATTTGAACCTTCTGAAGAAGAAATTTTAAAAGTACTATTGCCACAATACGCAGAAAGCTTAGTGTACGGTGCATTACTAGACGGTAAAGCAAGTGAGCACGCGGCGCGTATGACAGCAATGAAGAGTGCTACAGACAACGCAATGGAAGTTATCGATTCACTTACACTTTCATTCAACCGTGCACGTCAAGCAGCGATTACGCAAGAAATTACGGAAATCGTTGGTGGCGCGGCAGCGTTAGAATAG